CAGGGATTCCAATGCCCTTTCCATAAATAATCTGGAACATTATCTTCGTATGCTTACCAGAAATCGGTCGCTGGATGTATTACGCCGTAAAGTTTTGGAAAATAATGCCGACTTAAATAAAGCCATAAATTGGAAAGAAGAGCATAACGATACAGAAGAATCAATTCTTCTGAATGATACGCAAAAGGTGCTGGACCAGGCAATCAACCTATTACCACCACAACAAAAACTGGTTTATAAGCTTTGCAGGGATGAGGGACTGAGCTACGATCAGGTTGCGGCGCAATTGAACTTGTCTCCGGCTACGGTGCATACCCACATGAAACTGGCCCTTAAATTTTTGAGAACTTACGTTCAGCAACACACGGATATTCTGGCTTTATTGGTTATTTTTAAATTATTTTAAAAATTAGCCATTTTTCATTACCCCCCTCCTTGCTCTCGTACGTTCTTATAATAAAGGGAGCTGCTGAACTTATTTGAATACTTGCATAACATGAGGAATACTGACAGGATAAAATACTTGCATCGACAATATATTTATAATAAGATGTCGGTAGCTGAATTAAAGGAGTGGAAGGCAATCATTAAAGATCCTTCTTCAGAAGAAGCGATTAGAACTTTGATGGATATCTATTGGACGGATTTGGAAAATGCAGATTATCAATCTCTGGCACCTGAAAAGTCTGCAGCTATGTATGATCAATTGATGGAACAATCTCAAAATGCCAGCGTCAAAACGCGGCCGTGGAGGTGGATTGGCGCAGCTGCAGCTATTATTTTTGTCTTCAGTTCTTTGCTTCTCTTTTATCAAAGTCCACAGCAATCTGCTATCGCTCCAGGAAAAAACACTGCTTTTTTAACATTATCCAATGGAAAGACCATTCGCCTAAGTGAATCCAAAGGTGCTGTAATTTTAGATGCCAGCAAGCTTAGCTACAGTGACGGCACTCCCCTTTCGAAAGACACGTTATCTTCTGGCCTTGTAGCAGACGCAGAATTTAGTATTACTACGCCAAGAGGTGGAACTTACGAAGTGATCTTAGCGGATGGAACACATGTGTGGTTAAATGCTGACAGTAAGTTAAAGTTTCCTAACAAATTTACTGGGAAACAGCGTTTAGTGAGTTTATATGGAGAAGGTTACTTTGAAGTAAGTCACAATGCTGCTATGCCATTTAGAGTGCTTACGGGGCATCAGCAAGTTGAGGTTTTGGGTACACATTTTAATGTAAATGCGTATCAGAACGAAAGTGAGATCAAAACCACTTTAATAGAAGGTGCTGTTAAAGTTTCGGAAAAAGGAACAAGCAAACTCTTATCGCCAGGATTTCAGGCTATTAATAATGATAAAGGAATTGAGGTTATAAAAGTTGATCCAGCTATTTCTATCGCATGGAAAAACAAGCAATTTCTTTTCGAAGGACAAAACATAAAAATCATTATGCGAATGCTTCAGCGTTGGTATAATGTGGATGTGATTTATAGCGGCGAAATAACCACAGATACCTTTAGTGGAGGTGTGTCCAGATTTAATAATCTATCTGAAGTGTTAAGTTCTTTAGAATCAACCGGAAAGGTTAAATTTAGACTTATAGGAAGACAAGTGTATGTTTCCATGTAAAATTGGCCCTATTGCAATTGTATAACAAAAATGTTCAACTAAAACTAAAAAGAATGGCAAAACAACTACGACAGAGAAATTAAGAAAAAAACCAGACTTAAATAAAAGTCTGGTTTAGGATTGGCTCCGGCCAAAAAAAAATCAACCGTTTAACCCGCAGGATGCCCATGCTTCGAAACCTAAGCAAACTGCAAAAACCAACTAAACAAATGTATAGAAATTATACCAGGAAACTAGGTGTACCTTCATCCGTATGCCATAAAATTTTGCTAATTATGCGATTAACCACCGTACTGTTACTAGCATCTCTGTTACAGGTCAGCGCCTCAGGATTAGCCCAGAAAATAACTGTGTCCAAGTCCAGTGCTTCTTTGAAATCTGTGTTAAAGGAAATTAGTGCGCAGAGCGGCTACTTATTTCTATATAGCGATGCTGTAATGAACCAGGCTATACCGGTAGATATCGATGTGAAAAATAAAAAAATAGAAGAAGTTCTAGAAGTGATCTTTGATAATCAGCCTTTATCTTATAATGTAAACAAAA
The nucleotide sequence above comes from Pedobacter sp. MC2016-14. Encoded proteins:
- a CDS encoding RNA polymerase sigma factor; translated protein: MNQESNLLTRIAQKDENAFKIVYEDYHLKIYTYALKYLKSDIEAQEVMQEVFLKLWLRDSNALSINNLEHYLRMLTRNRSLDVLRRKVLENNADLNKAINWKEEHNDTEESILLNDTQKVLDQAINLLPPQQKLVYKLCRDEGLSYDQVAAQLNLSPATVHTHMKLALKFLRTYVQQHTDILALLVIFKLF
- a CDS encoding FecR family protein, giving the protein MSVAELKEWKAIIKDPSSEEAIRTLMDIYWTDLENADYQSLAPEKSAAMYDQLMEQSQNASVKTRPWRWIGAAAAIIFVFSSLLLFYQSPQQSAIAPGKNTAFLTLSNGKTIRLSESKGAVILDASKLSYSDGTPLSKDTLSSGLVADAEFSITTPRGGTYEVILADGTHVWLNADSKLKFPNKFTGKQRLVSLYGEGYFEVSHNAAMPFRVLTGHQQVEVLGTHFNVNAYQNESEIKTTLIEGAVKVSEKGTSKLLSPGFQAINNDKGIEVIKVDPAISIAWKNKQFLFEGQNIKIIMRMLQRWYNVDVIYSGEITTDTFSGGVSRFNNLSEVLSSLESTGKVKFRLIGRQVYVSM